Proteins encoded by one window of Macaca mulatta isolate MMU2019108-1 chromosome 10, T2T-MMU8v2.0, whole genome shotgun sequence:
- the LOC706599 gene encoding LOW QUALITY PROTEIN: cTAGE family member 2-like (The sequence of the model RefSeq protein was modified relative to this genomic sequence to represent the inferred CDS: deleted 1 base in 1 codon) has translation MKEPGATSQPYWGLVLEEPRRVAAALPEGRRPDSTPYGFPWKLVICAAVVVFFAVPFFLWRSFRSRLYVGREKKLAVALSGLIEEKCKLLEKFSLIQKEYEAYEVESSLEDASSEKEATEAQSLEATCEKVNRSNSELEHEILFLEKELKEEKSKHSEQDELMADISKRIQFLEDESKSLKSQVAEAKMTFKRFQMNEEPLKIAIQDTLNENSQLQESQQQLFQEAEVWKEQVSELNKQKITLEDSKVHAEQVLNDKENHIETLTERLLKMKDRAARLGEDIMDDGNLELEVNSELEDDANLDNPPKGALKKLIHAAKLNASLTTLEGERNQIHIQLSEVDETKKELREHIKNLQTEQASLQSENIHFESENQKLQQKLKVMTELYQENGMKLYRKLLVEENYRLEKEKLSKVDETIGHATGELETCRKRAKDLEEEFERTLHFYQGKIISHEKKAHDNCLAAWTAERNLNDLREENAHNRQKLAETDFKIKLLEKDPYALDVPNTAFGREHSSYGPSPLGRPSSETRYFLYPPTVLEGPLRLSHLLPGGGGRGPRGPGNPLDHQMTNERGEASCDRFTDPHRVPSGTGPLSSPWEQACRMMFPPPGQSYPDSAVPPQRQDRFYSNSARRSGPAELRSFNMPSLDKMDGSMPSEMESSRNDTKDNLGNLNVPDSSLPAENEATGPGFFPPPLAPIRGPLWPVDMRGPFMRRGPPFPPPPTGTMFGASPDYLPPRDVPGPPRAPFAMRNVYPPRGFPPYLPPRPGFVPLTPHSEDRVSSLEGWVCLQMSLLLKIQNHGKKPDNIFALFKSHFDYSHFQLK, from the exons ATGAAGGAGCCCGGGGCTACCTCTCAGCCTTACTGGGGGCTTGTCCTGGAGGAGCCACGCAGGGTTGCGGCAGCACTGCCTGAAGGCAGGAGACCAGATTCGACTCCTTACGGTTTTCCATGGAAATTGGTAATATGTGCAGCTGTCGTTGTATTTTTTGCTGTTCCTTTTTTCTTGTGGAGAAGTTTTAGGAGTCGGCTTTAtgtgggaagagagaaaaagcttGCTGTAGCACTTTCTGGACtaattgaagaaaaatgtaaactacTTGAAAAATTTAGCCTTATTCAAAAAGAGTATGAAGCCTATGAAGTAGAGTCATCTTTAGAGGATGCCAGCTCTGAGAAGGAGGCAACAGAAGCACAAAGTTTGGAGGCAACCTGTGAAAAGGTAAACAGGTCCAATTCTGAACTTGAGCATGAAATACTCTTTCTAGAAAAAGagttaaaagaagagaaatctaaacatTCTGAACAAGATGAATTGATGGCGGATATTTCCAAAAGAATACAGTTTCTAGAAGATGAGTCAAAATCCCTCaaatcccaagtagctgaagcCAAAATGACCTTCAAGAGATTTCAAATGAATGAAGAACCACTGAAGATAGCAATACAAGATACTTTGAATGAAAATTCTCAACTTCAGGAAAGCCAGCAACAGCTTTTTCAAGAAGCTGAAGTATGGAAAGAACAAGTGAGTGAacttaataaacagaaaataacattgGAAGACTCCAAAGTACACGCAGAACAAGTtctaaatgataaagaaaatcacATCGAGACTCTGACTGAACGCTTGCTAAAGATGAAAGATCGGGCTGCTAGGCTTGGAGAAGACATAATGGATGATGGTAACTTGGAATTAGAAGTGAACAGTGAATTGGAAGATGATGCTAACTTAGATAATCCTCCAAAAGGAGCTTTGAAGAAACTGATTCATGCAGCTAAGTTAAATGCTTCTTTAACAACcttagaaggagaaagaaaccaAATTCATATTCAGTTATCTGAAGTTGATGAAACCAAGAAGGAGCTCAGAGAGCATATTAAAAATCTTCAGACAGAACAAGCATCTTTGCAGTCGGAAAACATACACTTTGAAAGTGAGAATCAGAAGCTTCAACAGAAACTTAAGGTAATGACAGAATTATATCAAGAAAATGGAATGAAGCTATACAGGAAATTACTAGTAGAGGAAAATTACCGGttagagaaagagaaactttCTAAAGTAGACGAAACGATCGGCCATGCCACTGGAGAGCTGGAGACCTGCAGAAAGCGAGCCAAAGATCTTGAGGAAGAATTTGAGAGAACTCTTCATTTTTATCAAGGAAAGATCATTTCCCATGAGAAAAAAGCACACGATAATTGTTTGGCAGCATGGACTGCTGAAAGAAACCTCAATGATTTAAGGGAAGAAAATGCTCACaacagacaaaaattagctgaaacagactttaaaattaaacttttagaaaaagatCCTTATGCACTTGATGTTCCAAATACAGCATTTGGCAGAGAGCATTCCTCCTATGGTCCCTCTCCACTGGGTCGGCCTTCATCTGAAACGAGATATTTTCTCTATCCTCCAACTGTGTTGGAGGGTCCACTCAGACTCTCACATTTGCTTccagggggaggaggaagaggcccAAGAGGCCCAGGGAATCCTCTGGACCATCAGATGACCAATGAAAGAGGAGAAGCAAGCTGTGATAGGTTTACCGATCCTCACAGGGTTCCTTCTGGCACTGGGCCCCTGTCATCTCCGTGGGAACAGGCCTGTAGGATGATGTTTCCTCCACCAGGACAATCATATCCTGATTCAGCTGTTCCTCCACAAAGGCAAGACagattttattctaattctgCTAGACGCTCTGGACCAGCAGAACTCAGAAGTTTTAATATGCCTTCTTTGGATAAAATGGATGGGTCAATGCCTTCAGAAATGGAATCCAGTAGAAATGATACCAAAGATAATCTTGGTAATTTAAATGTGCCTGATTCATCTCTCCCCGCTGAAAATGAAGCAACTGGCCCTGGCTTTTTCCCTCCACCTCTTGCTCCAATCAGAGGTCCATTGTGGCCAGTGGATATGAGGGGCCCGTTCATGAGAAGAGGACCTCCTTTCCCTCCACCTCCTACAGGAACCATGTTTGGAGCTTCTCCAGATTATCTGCCACCAAGGGATGTCCCAGGTCCACCACGTGCTCCATTTGCAATGAGAAATGTCTATCCACCGAGGGGTTTTCCTCCTTACCTTCCCCCAAGACCTGGATTTGTCCCCCTAACCCCT CATTCTGAAGATAGAGTGAGTTCCCTTGAGGGTTGGGTCTGCCTTCAAATGAGCCTGCTACTGAAGATCCAGAACCACGGCAAGAAACCTGACAATATTTTTGCTCTCTTCAAAAGTCATTTTGACTATTCTCATTTTCAGCTGAAGTAA